One segment of Gemmatimonadaceae bacterium DNA contains the following:
- a CDS encoding response regulator transcription factor, translated as MSDGEIRVILADDHTVVRTGLKAVLGAARDIHVIGEAQNGREAVAMAERLDPDVIVMDLTMPDVDGIQATKEIGQKGLRARVLVLTMHLEDDYLIPLMEAGAAGYLVKSVADRELVDAVRAVARGDMYVRPAAARVLAQNLTKRAAAHSEQQRFDQLTQREQNVLRLIAQGYSAPEIGEQLFISPKTVDTYKQRIQEKLGIAHRSDYVQFALKLGLLAKS; from the coding sequence ATGAGTGATGGCGAGATCCGCGTCATTCTCGCAGACGACCACACCGTCGTCCGCACTGGCCTCAAAGCGGTCCTCGGTGCGGCGCGCGACATTCACGTCATCGGTGAGGCGCAGAACGGCCGCGAAGCCGTGGCAATGGCAGAGCGTCTCGATCCAGACGTCATTGTGATGGACCTAACGATGCCCGACGTCGACGGCATCCAGGCGACGAAGGAGATTGGGCAGAAGGGCCTCCGCGCGCGCGTGCTCGTGCTCACGATGCACCTCGAGGACGATTACCTCATTCCACTCATGGAGGCGGGCGCGGCCGGGTACCTCGTGAAGAGCGTCGCCGATCGCGAGCTCGTGGACGCAGTTCGCGCGGTAGCGCGCGGCGACATGTACGTGCGGCCGGCCGCGGCACGCGTGCTCGCTCAGAATCTCACCAAACGCGCCGCGGCGCACTCGGAGCAACAGCGCTTCGACCAGCTGACACAGCGCGAGCAGAATGTGCTGCGGCTCATCGCCCAAGGCTACTCGGCGCCGGAGATTGGCGAGCAGTTGTTCATCAGCCCAAAGACTGTGGACACCTACAAGCAACGGATCCAGGAGAAGCTTGGCATTGCCCATCGCTCGGACTACGTGCAGTTTGCGCTGAAGCTGGGGCTGCTCGCCAAATCCTGA